GCCCGCGCTGCAGAACTCCGCGCCGGTCGTGGTCACCGCGCGCATCTTGTCCGAGAGCATCGCCGTGGAGGTCTCGGAGTTCTTGAGCGCGAAGGTCCCCCCGAAACCGCAGCACTCCTCGGCCCTGGGCAGCTCAACCAGGTCGATCTCGCGCACCTGCTCGAGCAGCCGCAGCGGTTTGTCCCCGACCCGCAGCATCCGCAGCGAGTGACACGTCGGGTGGTAGGTCACCCGGTGGGGGAAACGCGCGCCGACGTCGGTGACCCCCAGCACGTCGACGAGGAACTCGGACAGCTCGTAGGTCTTGGCTCCGGCCCGCTCCACTCGCTCGCGCAGGGAACGGTCCCCGTAGCGCTCGGCCACGATCTCGTGCTGGTGGCGGATCGACCCCACGCAGGAACCGGAGGGTGCGACCACGGCGTCGATCGACTCGTCGGCGAAGTCCGCGGTGTAGTTGCGCACCAGCGGCAAAGCGTCGGCCTGATAGCCGGTGTTGACGTGCATCTGCCCACAACAGGTCTGACCGGGCGGGAAGACCACTTCCTGCCCGAGCCTGGTGAGCAGGACCGCCGTGGCCTTGACCGCCTCCGGGAACAGGGTGTCGCCCAGACACGTGGCGAACAGTGCGACGCGCATTGCCTTCCTTCCCTCTGTGGTCTGACCACACTAGGCCACCGCCACCACGCCGTGAAGTCCCCTCCGGAGATCGATCACCCGCCGTCCGAGTGTGCTCGCTCGAACGAATGCGAGCAGCGGGAGACCACGCGGCGACGCCGATAGACTCGACCTCATGACCACCGCTGCTCCGCGCGCTTGGGAACGAGTACTCGCACACATCGAGTCCGACCTGCTCGACGGCAGGCTCACCCCCGGACAGCGGATCCCGGGCGAACGCGCCCTGGCGGGCGAGCTCAACGTCGGACGTTCCTCGGTGCGCGAGGCGATGCGCGTGCTGGAGGCGCTGGGAGTGCTGCGCGCGCAGACCGGCTCCGGCCCGGAGGCGGGAGCGATCATCCTCACCCGCCCCACCGGCGGGATGAGCGCCCTGATGCGACTGCAGGTGGCCGGGCAGGGCTTCCCGGTGCCGGACGTGGTCCGCACCCGGGTGATCCTGGAGACCTCCTCGGTCTCCGAACTGGCCGACGGCACCGAACCGGTGGACCTGTCCGAGGTCGAAGAACTGCTCGACGCGATGGACGATCCCGAGCTGACCCGGCAGGAATTCCTCGTGCTCGACGCGCAGTTCCACCTCACGCTGACGCGGGCGGCGGGGAACCAGGTGGTGACCGCGATGATGAGCGGACTGCGGGACTCGATCGAGACCTACACCGGGCGGATCGCGACCGCCCTGGACTCCTGGGAGGACACCGCGAACCGACTGCGCGCGGAGCACAGGGCTATCACCGCCGCCGTGCGCGACGGCGCCGCAGACCTGGCCGGTGAACGCGTGGCCGCCCACATCAGGGGCTACTACGCCGCTACACCCCCGGAGGAATGAACGATCCCGCGAAATCCGGGATGCTGTCACCCGCGGCAGGATTCCCGCAGCGCCTTGGCCGGCTCCGCCTCCGGCGGGGCCCCGAAGGACTCCTGTCCGTACCGGTCCTCCACCGACTGATGTTTTCCGTTCTCCCCGCGTCGTAGACGGTTCCACAGCGGAACCTCCCCTGCGGCGCCGAATGCCCGGGGGCGTGCTTCGGCGCTGCCCACCGCACCACGAACGCCCCGCTCCCGGATCCCGCCCGAACAGCTGTTCCGCCCTACAAGCAGGTCGGCGTCTCTTCGCCGGTGCGCGCGGCGGAACCTCGCTGCCCCACACGTTCTCGCCGGGAACCCCGTCGCAACCGAGTCCTCCCCTGCCGGCACACCGGAACGGGACCAACACCGGGGACCCCGCCCGCCGCACCGCTCACCAGCACGGACTCGAACGCGCTGTCGAGCACCTTCCGACCGGCCCGAAGGAACCCACACGCTCCTCTTGTGGCAAGCGTTACAAGCGGGTTAATGTCTCCCGCACTAGAAAGCGCTTTCCAACTTTTCGTTCGAGGCGAACGGCGTCTCGACGCACACGAGAGGAGAAAGCCACGTCCCCCGTGAGCACTCGCTTCCGCGCCGCCGTCATCGGAACCGGCGCCGTGGCGACACACCACCTTTCCGCACTGTCCGAACACGACGAGGTCGACCTCGTCGCCGCGGTCGACGTCGATCCGGCACGGCTGGAGGCCTTCCGCGCGGAGAACCGGACGATGCGGGGCTACACCGACCCGCACGAGATGCTCAACACCGAAAAACCGGATCTCGTGTCCATCTGCACCCCACCCGCCCTCCACGTGGAACAGGTCAAGCAGGCACTGCGGGCCGGCGCCTGGGTGTGGTGCGAGAAACCTCCCTGCCTCTCCCTGGCCGGCTACGACGAGATGGTCGACGCGGAGGGAACGAACGGGCCGTACGCCTCCTTCGTCTTCCAACAGCGCTTCGGCTCGGGATCCGAGCACGCAGGCGCGCTGCTGTCCAGCGGCGAACTCGGCACCCCACTGGTCGCGCACTGCCAGACCACCTGGTACCGCGACTCCCGGTACTTCTCCGTTCCCTGGCGCGGCAAGTGGGAGACCGAAGGCGGTGGCCCGGCGATGGGACACGGCATCCACCAGCTCGACCTGCTGCTGCACCTGCTCGGGCCGTGGACGGAAGTGCAGGCGATGACCGGACGTCTGCGGCACGACATCGACACCGAGGACGTCTCCACCGCGCTGGTGCGGTTCTCCTCCGGGGCACTGGCCAC
This genomic stretch from Actinopolyspora halophila DSM 43834 harbors:
- a CDS encoding (Fe-S)-binding protein — its product is MRVALFATCLGDTLFPEAVKATAVLLTRLGQEVVFPPGQTCCGQMHVNTGYQADALPLVRNYTADFADESIDAVVAPSGSCVGSIRHQHEIVAERYGDRSLRERVERAGAKTYELSEFLVDVLGVTDVGARFPHRVTYHPTCHSLRMLRVGDKPLRLLEQVREIDLVELPRAEECCGFGGTFALKNSETSTAMLSDKMRAVTTTGAEFCSAGDSSCLMHIGGGLSRLRTGTGTVHLAEILASTEQRFRSEEEVSA
- a CDS encoding FadR/GntR family transcriptional regulator, which translates into the protein MTTAAPRAWERVLAHIESDLLDGRLTPGQRIPGERALAGELNVGRSSVREAMRVLEALGVLRAQTGSGPEAGAIILTRPTGGMSALMRLQVAGQGFPVPDVVRTRVILETSSVSELADGTEPVDLSEVEELLDAMDDPELTRQEFLVLDAQFHLTLTRAAGNQVVTAMMSGLRDSIETYTGRIATALDSWEDTANRLRAEHRAITAAVRDGAADLAGERVAAHIRGYYAATPPEE
- a CDS encoding Gfo/Idh/MocA family protein codes for the protein MSTRFRAAVIGTGAVATHHLSALSEHDEVDLVAAVDVDPARLEAFRAENRTMRGYTDPHEMLNTEKPDLVSICTPPALHVEQVKQALRAGAWVWCEKPPCLSLAGYDEMVDAEGTNGPYASFVFQQRFGSGSEHAGALLSSGELGTPLVAHCQTTWYRDSRYFSVPWRGKWETEGGGPAMGHGIHQLDLLLHLLGPWTEVQAMTGRLRHDIDTEDVSTALVRFSSGALATIVNSVLSPAETSRIRLDCSDATLELIHLYGHGNENWHYTPAPHVTDEARIAHWRSPARDEPSSHRGMLRELIAAMRAGKRPPCSGRDGRLVLELLTALYKSAATGRAVSATEIDPEDPYYTVIHGGSPEKLTERGKASTT